The proteins below come from a single Microtus ochrogaster isolate Prairie Vole_2 chromosome 8, MicOch1.0, whole genome shotgun sequence genomic window:
- the Tubgcp2 gene encoding gamma-tubulin complex component 2, with protein sequence MSEFRIHRDVNELLSLLRIHGGGGAEVYIDLLQKNRTPYVTTTVSAHSAKVKIAEFSRTPEDFLKKYDELKSKNTRNLDPLVYLLSKLTEDKETLQYLQQNAKERAELAANAATSSSTSFSIPVAASKMSTQELEELRNQFGGVATGSTLQQSLELTRKMLRDKQNKKNSGQPLPVFPAWVYERPTLAGDFLIGSGLSSDTALPIGTLPLASQESAVVEDLLYVLVGVDGRYITAQPLAGRQNRTFLVDPNLDLSIRELVNRILPVAASYSTVTRFIEEKSSFEYGQVNHALAAAMRTLVKEYLILVTQLEQLHRQGLLSLQKLWFYIQPAMRTIDILASLATSVDKGECVGGLTLSLLHDRSFNYTGDSQAQELCLYLTKAASAPYFEILEKWIYRGIIHDPYSEFMVEEHELQKEKIQEDYNDKYWDQRYTVLPQQIPSFLQKVAGKILSTGKYLNVVRECGHDVTCPVAKEIIYTLKERAYVEQIEKAFNYASKVLLDFLMEEKELVAHLRSIKRYFLMDQGDFFVHFMDLTEEELRKPVEDITPTRLEALLELALRMSTANTDPFKDDLKIDLMPHDLITQLLRVLAIETKQEKAMTHVDPTELTLSGLEAFSFDYVVKWPLSLIINRKALTRYQMLFRHMFYCKHVERQLCSVWISNKTAKQYALHSAKWFAGAFTLRQRMLNFVQNIQYYMMFEVMEPTWHILEKNLKSASNIDDVLGHHTSFLDNCLKECMLTNPELLKVFSKLMSVCVMFTNCMQKFTQSMKLDSELGRLTLEQGSAQGPPTETERTEERPRKEPTRKHLSEHVDTPQLASGFEATINNFDKNFSAHLLDLLDRLSVYSTSNYEHGMASVISRLDFNGFYAERLERLSAERSQKAAPQVPIPRGPPASTPRVAIPAQ encoded by the exons ATGAGTGAATTTCGGATTCACCGTGATGTCAATGAACTGCTCAGTCTGCTGCGCATCCatggtgggggcggggctgaggTCTACATTGACCTGCTGCAGAAGAACCGGACACCATATGTTACAACCACAGTCTCTGCCCACAGTGCCAAG GTTAAAATTGCAGAATTTTCTCGTACTCCTGAGGACTTTTTAAAGAAGTATGATGAACTGAAGTCTAAAAATACAAGGAACCTTGACCCGCTGGTGTACCTGTTATCAAAGCTCACAGAAGACAAAGAG ACACTGCAGTATTTACAACAAAATGCAAAGGAAAGAGCTGAGCTCGCAGCTAATGctgccaccagcagcagcaccagcttCAGCATTCCTGTTGCTGCCTCTAAGATGTCCACACAGGAGCTAGAAGAGCTGAGGAACCAGTTTGGGGGTGTGGCCACAGGCTCCACACTGCAGCAG TCTCTGGAACTTACAAGAAAGATGCTGCgagacaaacagaacaaaaaaaattcaggcCAGCCCCTTCCGGTCTTCCCAGCATGGGTATATGAGAGGCCAACACTGGCTGGAGATTTCCTGATTGGTTCGGGCTTAAGCTCAGACACGGCTTTGCCTATAG GTACACTGCCCTTGGCCTCCCAGGAATCAGCAGTGGTGGAAGATCTGCTCTATGTGCTTGTGGGTGTGGATGGCAGGTACATCACTGCTCAGCCCTTGGCTGGGAGGCAAAACCGTACCTTCCTTGTGGACCCCAACCTGGACCTGTCCATCCGGGAGCTGGTAAACAGAATCCTCCCTGTGGCTGCCAGCTACTCTACAGTAACCAG GTTCATTGAGGAGAAATCTTCATTCGAATATGGGCAGGTGAACCATGCCTTGGCTGCTGCTATGAGGACCCTGGTAAAGGAATACTTGATCCTGGTCACACAACTGGAACAGCTGCACAGGCAGGGCCTCCTGTCACTGCAGAAGCTCTGGTTCTACATCCAGCCAGCCATGCGGACCATCGACATCCTTGCCTCTCTTG CCACCTCAGTGGATAAAGGCGAGTGTGTGGGCGGATTGACGCTGAGCCTTCTCCATGATAGGAGCTTCAACTACACAGGGGACAGCCAGGCGCAAGAACTGTGCCTGTATCTGACCAAGGCGGCCAGTGCACCCTACTTTGAGATCCTGGAGAAGTGGATCTACAGGGGCATTATTCATGACCCATACAG TGAGTTCATGGTGGAGGAACACGAACTGCAGAAGGAGAAGATCCAAGAGGACTACAATGACAAGTACTGGGACCAGCGCTACACTGTGCTGCCACAGCAGATCCCATCCTTCCTGCAGAAGGTAGCAGGCAAGATCCTCAGCACAG gaaaatatCTAAATGTGGTCAGAGAATGTGGTCATGATGTCACCTGTCCCGTAGCCAAGGAGATCATCTACACACTCAAAGAGCGAGCATACGTGGAACAGATTGAGAAGGCATTCAACTATGCCAGCAAGGTGCTGCTGGACTTCCTCATGGAGGAGAAGGAGCTGGTGGCCCACCTGAG GTCCATCAAACGCTACTTCCTGATGGACCAGGGGGACTTCTTTGTGCATTTCATGGACCTTACTGAGGAGGAGCTCAGGAAGCCAGTAGAGGACATCACACCCACACGCCTAGAGGCTCTGTTGGAGCTGGCCCTGCGAATGAGCACTGCTAACACTGACCCCTTCAAAGATGACCTCAAG aTTGACCTGATGCCTCATGACCTCATCACTCAGCTTTTGCGGGTTCTGGCCATTGAGACCAAGCAGGAGAAGGCAATGACTCATGTTGACCCCACGGAGCTCACACTGAGTGGTCTGGAGGCCTTCTCCTTTGACTACGTTGTCAAGTGGCCCCTGTCACTGATCATCAATAG GAAGGCACTCACCCGCTACCAGATGCTCTTCCGACACATGTTCTACTGTAAGCATGTGGAGAGGCAGCTCTGCAGTGTCTGGATCAGCAACAAGACCGCCAAGCAGTACGCGCTGCACTCAGCAAAGTG GTTTGCTGGTGCTTTCACTTTGCGGCAGCGAATGCTCAACTTTGTCCAGAATATTCAGTACTACATGATGTTTGAAGTGATGGAACCAACCTGGCACATCCTTGAGAAAAACCTGAAATCT GCTTCCAACATTGACGACGTGCTTGGCCACCACACAAGTTTCCTTGACAACTGCCTGAAGGAGTGCATGCTGACCAACCCTGAGCTGCTGAAGGTTTTCTCCAAgcttatgtctgtgtgtgtcatgttCACCAACTGTATGCAG AAATTTACACAGAGCATGAAGCTGGACAGTGAGCTGGGCCGGCTGACACTAGAGCAGGGTAGTGCACAGGGGCCACCCACAGAGACTGAGCGGACTGAGGAGCGCCCCCGCAAGGAGCCTACCAGGAAG CACCTGTCCGAGCATGTGGATACTCCTCAGCTGGCCTCTGGGTTCGAGGCCACCATCAATAACTTTGACAAAAACTTTTCTGCCCATCTTCTTGATTTGCTGGACCGACTAAGCGTCTACAGCACCAGTAACTATGAACATGGCATGGCCAGCGTCATCTCCAG GCTGGATTTCAATGGTTTCTATGCCGAACGCCTGGAACGTCTGTCTGCAGAGAGGAGTCAGAAGGCTGCTCCCCAAGTGCCTATCCCAAGGGGGCCCCCAGCATCAACACCCAGAGTGGCCATCCCTGCACAATGA
- the Znf511 gene encoding zinc finger protein 511 has product MLLPPSLYSRLAGAPGAAEPLPVERNPAAGAAPFRFTPRPVHFPRDHEFFEDGDVQRHLYLQDMLTQVSETPEKSMVPEFTCQVAGCCQVFAALEDYQHHYHMLHGNTCSLCSRAFPSGHLLDVHILEWHDSLFQILAQRQDMYQCLVEGCPEKFKTSQDRKDHMVRLHLYPADFRFDKPKTNRGPAMPAAAEPPARALKDDSDAMEISEPAAPPPCRRTYSHRIPSTVCFGQGAARGFKSTKKRNKQH; this is encoded by the exons ATGTTGCTTCCCCCTTCGCTATATTCCCGCCTAGCCGGGGCGCCCGGGGCGGCCGAACCGCTGCCTGTGGAGCGGAACCCTGCAGCTGGGGCTGCGCCCTTCCGGTTCACACCGCGACCCGTGCACTTCCCGCGGGATCACGAATTCTTTGAG GATGGGGACGTGCAGCGGCACCTCTACTTGCAGGACATGCTCACGCAAGTGTCCGAGACGCCGGAGAAGTCCAT GGTGCCCGAGTTCACCTGTCAGGTGGCTGGCTGCTGCCAAGTGTTCGCTGCGCTAGAGGACTACCAGCACCACTATCACATGCTACATGGAAACACCTGCTCCCTCTGCAGCCGGGCCTTCCCCTCTGGGCATTTGTTGGATGTACACATCCTGGAATGGCACGACTCTCTGTTCCAGATCCTGGCCCAGAGACAAGACATG TACCAGTGCTTGGTGGAAGGCTGCCCagagaagttcaagaccagccaagaCCGGAAGGATCACATGGTGAGGCTCCACTTGTACCCTGCGGATTTCCGATTTGATAAGCCCAAGACAAACAGAGG CCCAGCCATGCCAGCTGCAGCAGAGCCACCAGCCAGAGCCCTGAAAGATGACAGTGACGCCATGGAAATCTCTGAACCTGCTGCCCCACCTCCCTGCAGGCGGACCTACAGTCACAG aatacCCTCCACTGTCTGTTTTGGCCAAGGTGCAGCCAGAGGATTTAAAAgcactaaaaaaagaaacaaacagcactGA